The Coregonus clupeaformis isolate EN_2021a chromosome 6, ASM2061545v1, whole genome shotgun sequence genome has a segment encoding these proteins:
- the LOC121567981 gene encoding protein Smaug homolog 2 isoform X1, protein MMFRDQVGILTDWFKSWNECEQTVALLSLLKRASRTQARFLHICLEHWLADCTEIHILEAEANNADIVSQWHQEPMEKAVSLLLSHLPLLQPRNSEAKCEYMKLLQKVLSYTIESSLFVEESRQLLSYALIHPATTLDDRTSLAMWLNHLEEHLSSGYPAPSSRPPSGPYHPRQGSDEWPSSAEGLDPGHGWLDKPPSSSSSPAGQNGHMSFQGGMPSPINSNNAGMGQMGQPSPLKRSLSLIPSSPQVCGSDWLSQDDLVGRQAFDHAPLSPQSSVASSGSEQTEDQGSRNTFQEDGSGMKDVPMWLKSLRLHKYAALFSHMTYEEMMILTEHHLESQVCHRLSQNVTKGARHKIALSVQKLRERPSVLKSLEKDILEGGNLRNALQELQQVIITPIKIYSYSPPSVSHRDMDGSGSPSEHSNPGEDKDLAQEGFQPHNPPPCDGESSATPISDGDIAGQFTRVMGKVCTQLLVSRPDEENISCYLQLIEKCLTHEAFTETQRKRLVSWKQQVLKLLRLFPRKAMLDMPVYRQKGWAYGSNSLPTAGSVSAGGLARRGQRVFQMPPRGLPAGRMGLLSPGGIGVASPRHTLTSPALPGQGRQNLWFANPGGSNSMPSQSRSSVQRTHSLPVHTSPQTMLLFQQQECQVPGADLEINPTLESLCLSMTEHALGDGMDRTSTI, encoded by the exons ATGATGTTCCGAGACCAGGTGGGCATCCTGACGGACTGGTTCAAGAGCTGGAACGAGTGTGAGCAGACGGTGGCGCTTCTGTCCCTGCTGAAGAGAGCGTCTCGTACCCAGGCCCGCTTCCTGCACATCTGCCTGGAGCACTGGCTGGCAGACTGCACTGAGATCCACATCCTGGAGGCTGAGGCCAACAATGCAG ACATTGTGAGCCAGTGGCACCAGGAGCCCATGGAGAAGGCGGTGTCCCTGCTGCTGTCCCACCTGCCCCTGCTGCAGCCCCGCAACAGCGAGGCCAAGTGTGAGTACATGAAGCTACTGCAGAAGGTGCTaagctacaccatcgagagcagcCTGTTTGTGGAGGAGAGCAGACAGCTGCTGTCCTACGCCCTCATCCACCCGGCCACAACCCTGGACGACCGCACCTCGCTGGCCATGTGGCTCAACCACCTGGAGGAGCACCTCTCCAGTGGCTACCCAGCGCCCTCCTCCCGGCCCCCCTCCGGCCCCTACCACCCCCGTCAGGGCTCAGATGAGTGGCCGAGCTCCGCAGAGGGCCTGGACCCTGGCCACGGCTGGCTGGACAaacccccctcctccagctcctcccctGCAGGGCAGAACGGACACATGTCTTTCCAGGGTGGGATGCCCTCGCCCATCAACAGCAACAACGCAG GCATGGGTCAGATGGGCCAGCCCAGTCCTCTGAAGAGGTCCTTGTCCCTGATCCCCTCCAGTCCCCAGGTCTGTGGCTCAGATTGGCTGAGCCAGGACGACCTGGTGGGGAGACAGGCCTTTGACCACGCGCCCCTGTCCCCCCAGAGTAGTGTGGCATCCTCAGGCAGCGAGCAGACTGAGGACCAGGGCTCCAGAAACACCTTCCAGGAGGACGGCAGTGGCATGAAAG ATGTGCCCATGTGGCTGAAGAGCCTCCGTCTTCATAAATACGCAGCACTTTTCTCCCACATGACTTATGAGGAGATGATGATTCTGACAGAGCACCACCTGGAGTCACAGGTTTGTCATCGTTTGTCACAG AATGTGACCAAAGGTGCGCGGCACAAGATAGCCCTCAGTGTCCAGAAGCTACGAGAGAGGCCAAGCGTTCTCAAGTCTTTAGAGAAG GATATATTGGAGGGGGGCAACCTGCGTAACGCCCTACAGGAGCTACAGCAGGTTATCATCACCCCCATCAAGATCTACAGCTACAGCCCTCCCAGTGTTTCCCACAGGGACATGGACGGGAGTGGATCCCCCTCAGAACACTCCAACCCTGGGGAGGACAAGGACCTGGCCCAGGAGGGCTTCCAGCCCCACAACCCCCCTCCCTGCGACGGCGAGTCCTCAGCCACGCCCATCTCAGACGGTGACATTGCTGGCCAGTTCACGCGTGTCATGGGTAAAG TGTGCACTCAGCTACTGGTGTCACGGCCAGACGAGGAGAATATCAGCTGTTACCTGCAGCTCATTGAGAAATGTCTGACACATGAG gctttCACAGAGACTCAGAGGAAGAGGCTGGTCTCCTGGAAGCAGCAGGTTCTCAAGCTGCTCCGCCTGTTCCCAAGGAAAGCCATGCTGGACATGCCTGTGTACCGACAGAAAGG CTGGGCGTATGGTTCCAACTCCCTCCCCACAGCAGGCTCTGTGAGTGCTGGGGGTCTGGCACGTAGGGGGCAGAGGGTATTCCAGATGCCCCCTCGTGGCCTCCCTGCCGGGCGCATGGGTCTCCTGAGTCCAGGTGGCATCGGGGTTGCCTCCCCACGCCACACCCTCACCAGCCCTGCACTGCCAGGCCAGGGCAGACAG AACCTGTGGTTTGCCAACCCTGGGGGCAGCAACAGCATGCCAAGCCAGAGTCGCAGCTCTGTGCAACGGACCCACTCACTCCCTGTCCACACCTCCCCACAAACCATGCTCCTGTTCCAGCAGCAAG aatgCCAAGTTCCAGGTGCAGACCTGGAGATCAACCCCACGCTGGAGTCACTGTGCCTCAGTATGACAGAGCATGCCTTAGGGG ATGGAATGGACCGAACATCAACAATATGA
- the LOC121567981 gene encoding protein Smaug homolog 2 isoform X2, which yields MMFRDQVGILTDWFKSWNECEQTVALLSLLKRASRTQARFLHICLEHWLADCTEIHILEAEANNADIVSQWHQEPMEKAVSLLLSHLPLLQPRNSEAKCEYMKLLQKVLSYTIESSLFVEESRQLLSYALIHPATTLDDRTSLAMWLNHLEEHLSSGYPAPSSRPPSGPYHPRQGSDEWPSSAEGLDPGHGWLDKPPSSSSSPAGQNGHMSFQGGMPSPINSNNAGMGQMGQPSPLKRSLSLIPSSPQVCGSDWLSQDDLVGRQAFDHAPLSPQSSVASSGSEQTEDQGSRNTFQEDGSGMKDVPMWLKSLRLHKYAALFSHMTYEEMMILTEHHLESQNVTKGARHKIALSVQKLRERPSVLKSLEKDILEGGNLRNALQELQQVIITPIKIYSYSPPSVSHRDMDGSGSPSEHSNPGEDKDLAQEGFQPHNPPPCDGESSATPISDGDIAGQFTRVMGKVCTQLLVSRPDEENISCYLQLIEKCLTHEAFTETQRKRLVSWKQQVLKLLRLFPRKAMLDMPVYRQKGWAYGSNSLPTAGSVSAGGLARRGQRVFQMPPRGLPAGRMGLLSPGGIGVASPRHTLTSPALPGQGRQNLWFANPGGSNSMPSQSRSSVQRTHSLPVHTSPQTMLLFQQQECQVPGADLEINPTLESLCLSMTEHALGDGMDRTSTI from the exons ATGATGTTCCGAGACCAGGTGGGCATCCTGACGGACTGGTTCAAGAGCTGGAACGAGTGTGAGCAGACGGTGGCGCTTCTGTCCCTGCTGAAGAGAGCGTCTCGTACCCAGGCCCGCTTCCTGCACATCTGCCTGGAGCACTGGCTGGCAGACTGCACTGAGATCCACATCCTGGAGGCTGAGGCCAACAATGCAG ACATTGTGAGCCAGTGGCACCAGGAGCCCATGGAGAAGGCGGTGTCCCTGCTGCTGTCCCACCTGCCCCTGCTGCAGCCCCGCAACAGCGAGGCCAAGTGTGAGTACATGAAGCTACTGCAGAAGGTGCTaagctacaccatcgagagcagcCTGTTTGTGGAGGAGAGCAGACAGCTGCTGTCCTACGCCCTCATCCACCCGGCCACAACCCTGGACGACCGCACCTCGCTGGCCATGTGGCTCAACCACCTGGAGGAGCACCTCTCCAGTGGCTACCCAGCGCCCTCCTCCCGGCCCCCCTCCGGCCCCTACCACCCCCGTCAGGGCTCAGATGAGTGGCCGAGCTCCGCAGAGGGCCTGGACCCTGGCCACGGCTGGCTGGACAaacccccctcctccagctcctcccctGCAGGGCAGAACGGACACATGTCTTTCCAGGGTGGGATGCCCTCGCCCATCAACAGCAACAACGCAG GCATGGGTCAGATGGGCCAGCCCAGTCCTCTGAAGAGGTCCTTGTCCCTGATCCCCTCCAGTCCCCAGGTCTGTGGCTCAGATTGGCTGAGCCAGGACGACCTGGTGGGGAGACAGGCCTTTGACCACGCGCCCCTGTCCCCCCAGAGTAGTGTGGCATCCTCAGGCAGCGAGCAGACTGAGGACCAGGGCTCCAGAAACACCTTCCAGGAGGACGGCAGTGGCATGAAAG ATGTGCCCATGTGGCTGAAGAGCCTCCGTCTTCATAAATACGCAGCACTTTTCTCCCACATGACTTATGAGGAGATGATGATTCTGACAGAGCACCACCTGGAGTCACAG AATGTGACCAAAGGTGCGCGGCACAAGATAGCCCTCAGTGTCCAGAAGCTACGAGAGAGGCCAAGCGTTCTCAAGTCTTTAGAGAAG GATATATTGGAGGGGGGCAACCTGCGTAACGCCCTACAGGAGCTACAGCAGGTTATCATCACCCCCATCAAGATCTACAGCTACAGCCCTCCCAGTGTTTCCCACAGGGACATGGACGGGAGTGGATCCCCCTCAGAACACTCCAACCCTGGGGAGGACAAGGACCTGGCCCAGGAGGGCTTCCAGCCCCACAACCCCCCTCCCTGCGACGGCGAGTCCTCAGCCACGCCCATCTCAGACGGTGACATTGCTGGCCAGTTCACGCGTGTCATGGGTAAAG TGTGCACTCAGCTACTGGTGTCACGGCCAGACGAGGAGAATATCAGCTGTTACCTGCAGCTCATTGAGAAATGTCTGACACATGAG gctttCACAGAGACTCAGAGGAAGAGGCTGGTCTCCTGGAAGCAGCAGGTTCTCAAGCTGCTCCGCCTGTTCCCAAGGAAAGCCATGCTGGACATGCCTGTGTACCGACAGAAAGG CTGGGCGTATGGTTCCAACTCCCTCCCCACAGCAGGCTCTGTGAGTGCTGGGGGTCTGGCACGTAGGGGGCAGAGGGTATTCCAGATGCCCCCTCGTGGCCTCCCTGCCGGGCGCATGGGTCTCCTGAGTCCAGGTGGCATCGGGGTTGCCTCCCCACGCCACACCCTCACCAGCCCTGCACTGCCAGGCCAGGGCAGACAG AACCTGTGGTTTGCCAACCCTGGGGGCAGCAACAGCATGCCAAGCCAGAGTCGCAGCTCTGTGCAACGGACCCACTCACTCCCTGTCCACACCTCCCCACAAACCATGCTCCTGTTCCAGCAGCAAG aatgCCAAGTTCCAGGTGCAGACCTGGAGATCAACCCCACGCTGGAGTCACTGTGCCTCAGTATGACAGAGCATGCCTTAGGGG ATGGAATGGACCGAACATCAACAATATGA